The genomic window GCGAGAGCCTCGTGCTCGTCTGCCTCGGTGACGTCGATGCGGGCACCGACCACGCGTCCAGGGGTCTCGGCAAGCGAGTGCGCAGCGAGTGCGGCGTTGATCTCGTCGGCGGTGGCCGTCATCTGCTCTTCGTTGATGTCGGCACCGACGACGTCGACGCCGCGGGCGGCGAGACCGGCAGTGAAGGCGGCGCCCATGCCCCGGGCGGCACCGGTGACGACGGCGACCTTGCCGGCCATCTCCGGGTACAGCGCGGTCATCTGGGACGCGTCGGTGCGGCCGGGGTTCTGGGTGTCGACGGTTTCGGTCATGATCGGGTTTTCCTCCAAAAACAATGTTCTGCAAAAGATTCGGGTTGTTCACCCACCGAGCCCCGAGGTGTCAGGACTGCGGGGCCTGATCGTCCCGGCGGACGGCGCGGTGCGCGATGAGCCACCGGCCGCCCTCTCGCACCACTCGGTCGGTGACGGTGGTGAACCGCACGAGGCGGGAATCGCCGCCGATCCGGGTCGCGACGATCTGCAGGTAGGCGCGGACCTCGAACTCGTCGCCACCGCCGTTCTCGTCGCCACCGCCGTTCTCGTCGCCGCCGACTCTTTCGACGGCGATATTGGTGAGCACGTGCCGGTGCACCTCGCCCGCGACGGACGCGTTCGCGAAGAACCCGTCGGCGAACTCGGTGAGCGCGGCGGTTCCCACGACGGGGGCCGGGTAGCTGGGCGAGTGGAATTCGCCGCCGGCCGTGAAAGTGGCCGCCCACTCGGCTGCGTGCCCCTCGTCGACGAGGTGGCTCTGCCGGCCGTAGAGCTGGTGGATCTCCACGAAGTCGGTTGCATCGATGCCGGCGTGGCTCTCGGTACGGGTCATGAAGGAACTCCTCGGGACGACACCGGTGCAGTCCCGCTCGGGATTGCACCACCTCGCCATACGTGCGATAATCGAACGCGTTGTGCGATTAACGAGAAGCGTAGGTGTCCCACCTCACACGCGTCAAGGGAGTGAGTCATGCCCTCTGCTGGTATCGATGAGCAGATGAACGAAGGTTCCAGGAAAGTTGTTGGCGTACAGGTCGATTCGAGGATGTCGAAGACTTTGCACAACGGACTCGAGATCCTCGAGTTACTGGCCCGACACAAGCACGGGCTGACGACCACCGAGATCGCGGAAGGCATCAGTGTGCACCGGACGGTCGCGGACCGACTGGTACGCACGTTGGAGGCGCACCGGCTGTCCCGACGCACCGAGAGCAAGCGCATCCTGCTCGGGGCGGGACTCGTCACCCTCGCCGGCGCGGTGGAGCAGGATCTGCGCGAACTCGCCGGGCCGATCCTCGAGGAACTCGCGGACACGGCGCACGCGACGGCCCACCTCGCAGTACGGGAGGGCGAGGACGCCGTGCGCGCCCTGATGGTGATCGAGCCCCGGAACTCCCGTGCCCATGTGGGTTTCCATCCCGGTCAGGTCGATCCGATCGACCGCGGGTCGGCGGGGTTGGCGATGCTGGCGGCACTGCCGCCGCGGGAGGGCGAACGCCCCGAGGTCACTCGAGCCCGCGAGCGCGGCTTCGCGGTGACCTCGGGGGAGGTGACTCATTCGGTCACGGGCATCTCGGCCACATTGCCGAACCGCCGGCCCGCCGACCTGGTGAGCATCGGTGTCTCGGTGTTCGACTCGTCCGAGGAGCAGAAGCTGGGCGAGGCGGTCATGGCCGCGGCCCGGCGGTTGGGGGCGCTACTGCTGCGCTGACGCGGGTGTTGCGGGTCAGAAGCGGGCCGGAGGGAATCCTGACCCGCTTCTGTCCGGCCAACGCTGTGTCGCTTGACTCTGACACCGTGTGAGACTGCAGACTCACTTCCGTGACCGACCCCTCGAAGCTGATGTCCATCGGCCGCTTTTCCTCGTTGAGCAGGATCAGCGTGCGGATGCTGCGGCACTACGACGCAAGCGGTGTGCTGGTTCCCGCCGCGGTCGATGGTGCCAGCGGATATCGCTGGTATTCGCCGGAGCAACTGGGTGATGCCCGCCGCATTCGGCAGCTGCGTGACGTCGGGTTCGGCGTGTCCGCCATCGGAGCCCTGCTCGCCGTGTTCGGCACCCCCGCGTACGACGCTGCGCTGCGATCGCAGCGCCAGGCACTCGTGGACGAGGCCGCCTCGGCCCGGCATCGGCTGACCCTCATCGAGCACATGCTCGACCAAGCCGAAATGGAGAACACCATGTCCGACATCGACGTTCAATTGATCGACATCCCCGCGCAGACGCTGGTGGCGCTGCGCGGGACGGTACCGGACTACGCCGCCGAAGGGCAGCTGTGGGGGCGTTTCATGCCCGAGCTTCAGCGGCAGAAGATCGCGATGGCCGGTCCGGGCGGCTGCATCGAACACGACGACGAATTCCGGGAATCCGACGTCGACGAATCGGTGTTCGTGGAAATCGAGGACGGCATCGAGGTCCGAGCCCCGCTCCTCGCGCTGCACTTCCCGGCTCGCCGCGCGGTGCGCGCAACCGTGACGGGCCCGTTCGCCGAGGTGATCCCGCAGGCACACGAGCGGATCGCGGCCTTCATCGGTGACAACGGTCTACGGATCGCTCGTACCGACGACGATGTCTCGACCCACCACTTCAACGTCTATCTCACCGACCCCAGCCAGGTGCCCGAGTCGGAGGCCGTGACGTCGGTAACCGTCCCGGTCGTCCGACTCGGCTGACGGCGGAGCGTTGCGGGTCAGCGAGAAATTCTGGTCCGCAACGCGACACCGGCCGCCAGGCACACGACCGCGGCCGCGCTCGACACCAGCGGGCTCATCGACCAACCGCCGATATGGGTGGCGACGAACGCGACGGCCACGAAGACGACTCCAGCGCCGCCGGCTGCTGCCGGGCGGCGCTGGACTCGGAGACCTGCTCAGCCACCGATGGTGGCGTCCGCGTCCCGGTCGGCCGGGACGGTGAGCGTCGGGTCGGTGGCGGCCGCGATGGCCTCCTCGAACTCGCGCTGTCCCACCTGTGATCCGAGTACGAGTGCGAGGCGCGCGAGGAAACCCTCACGGTCGTTCTCGTCGACCTGGTCGAGGGCGTCGGACAGGCCCATCCACACGTTCTCGCGGCGCAGCTCGGCCGGGTCGATGGCCGGTCCGCTGTCGACGACGGCGCTGGCACCGGTGGGCGCGTCGCCCAGCGAGAGGTGGCGCGCGACGTCGTCGATGCGTCCGACGCCGTCGATGCGGCACAGCAGCACACCGTCGGGGCGGATCACGAACACCTCGCCGTCCCGCGCGCCGAGTGCGGACGCGACACCGCCGTCGGCGTCGGGAACCACCGCGACGGACGCGTCCGAGGTGTCGCTGCCGACCAGGATGGCGCGCACCGACTCCGGAGCCAGCGCACCGGCGAGGGTCGCGCTCGCGGCGGCGAGGGCGGCGGCATCGACGTTCACGCCGAGGACCGCGAAACCGTTGCCGCGCAATGTGTCGAGCGACGTCTCGGTGCCGTCGGCGGTCACCACACGGCGGTCCTCGACCGGGTCGCCCGCGGCGATGCCCTCGGCGTCGGCCGGCGTGGGCCACGTGAGCGGGGAGATCCGCGCGTTGGTGGCGCTGGACTGGCGCGGGTTGATGAGGTGGCTGAACTCGGGGCGGGTCACCGACAGCGCGAGGATCGCGTCGCGGGTGGTCAGGTAGCCGTGGCTGCCGGGCGACATGATGAGCGTGCTCTTGCCGGCGTTGGCGACGTTCTGTTGCCACGCGTCGTGACGCTCCACCGAGTACGCCTGCAGCAGGTCGGGACTCGCGTTGCCGTGGATGACGGCGGCCAGCTGCCACGCCAGGGTCTCGGCGTCCTCCATGCCCGAGTTCAGGCCGCGGACACCGAAGATCGGGACCAGGTGGGCCGCGTCGCCGGCGAACAGCAGGCGGCCGTGCGTGAAGTCGGGCAGCGCAAGGGCGCGGGCGCTGTAGAAGCCGTGCCACTCGAGCGTCCAGGGCAGGTCGTTCTGTAGCCATTCGAGATGCTTGGTGATGCGGGCCCGGATGCGGTCTTCCTGGGTCTCGATCTCGGCGTCCTCGGACGGGTCGAGCTGGTAGTCGATGCGCCAGATGTTCTTGGGCTGCTTGTGCATGATGATCGTCGAGCCGGGGTTGCTCGGCGGATCGAACCAGACCATGCGCTCGGCCGGCAGCTCGGATTCCCAGTGGATGTCGGCGATGACGTAGCGGCCGTCGTAGTTGTTGCCCTGCATCCGGAGTCCGGCGAGCTCGCGCATGCGGCTGCGGCCACCGTCGGCGGCCACGACCCAGCGGGCCCGCAGGTGGCGCTTGCCGTCGGCGCAGTCGACCTCGAGGGTGACCTCGTCGTCGGCGCGCAGCACGCCCGCGATGCTCGCGGACCAGTGCAGCGTGATGAGCGGGTTCTTCTCGATCGTGTCGACCATGATCTGCTCGAACTCCGACTGGGAGACGTTGATCATGGGCGGGCGCACGTCGTGGTCGGCGTTACGCATCTGGAAGTGCAGCACCTGCTGGTCGCGGTAGAAGCTTCGGCCACCGACCCACGGCAGCACGATCTTCTCGAGCTCGGCACCGAAGCCGAGGCGCGCGGCGGCCTCGAGGCTGTGGCGGGAGATGCAGATCGCGCGGCTGCCGAACGACACCTGGTCGGCGGCCTCGAGGATCGTGACGGGGATACCGCGCTGCGCGAGGCCGAGTGCGACGGCCATGCCGACGGGGCCGGCGCCGACGATGACGACCGGAAGGACCTCGTCGGCGGGCGTCATCGACTCGAAGACCGACGCCGCGTACTTCTTGGGCTGGTAGTAGGTCGACACTGATCTACACCGCTTCCTGCTCGATCGGACGGGGAGACGTGGTACCGGGAACCTTCAGCACGAGGATGCTGGCGAGGCTGATCAGGGCGATCAGCACGAAGTAGCCGGTGATCGCGAGCGACGACTCGAAGCTCGCGTACAGCGCGGTGGCGATGATCGGGGCGAGACCGCCACCGAGGATGGCGCCGACCTGGTAGCCGAGGGAGGCACCCGAGTAGCGGATCGCCGGCGGGAACAGCTCCGCGAACAGCGCGGACTGCGGGCCGGCGCAGCAGCCGAGGACGAAACCGAGGGCGATCATCGCGGCAGCCATGACGGGCAGCACCGCGGTGTCCATGAGCGGGAAGAACACGGCGGCGGCGATCACGAGCGCGATCGAGCTGCGCACGTACACGGTGCGCCGGCCCAGGGTGTCGGACTTCCACGCGCCCAGCGCCATACCGGCCATCCAGAACGGGCACGACCCGATCAGCAGGAACAGCATCGTGGTCTTGCTGAAGCCGAGTTCGGTCTCGCCGTACTTGAGGACGTAGACCATGTACGCGTAGGCGATGCCGTTGGTGGCGATGAACGTGCCACCGGCCAGCAGGACCGTCTTCCAGTGCTTGGTGAGGACCTCGACGATCGGCAGCTTCTCGGGCTGCTGCTGGTTCTTGGTCTCCTGGAACTCGCTGCTCTCCTCGAGGCCGAGACGGATCCACATCGCGACCAGGACGAGGACGGCACTGAACAGGAACGGGATGCGCCAGCCCCAGGACTTGAACGCCTCGTCGCTCATGAACGCGGTCAGCGGCAGATACACGAGGTTCGCGACGAGGACACCCGCCGGGACACCGATCTGCGGTGCGGCGCCGTAGAGGCCCTTGCGGCCCTCGGGGGCGTTCTCGGTGGCGACGAGCACCGCGCCGCCCCATTCGCCGCCCACGCCGAGGCCCTGGACGAAGCGCAGCGTCACCAGCAGGATCGGGGCGAACACGCCGATCGCGTCGTAGTTGGGGAGTACACCGATGCCGACGGTCGCGAAGCCCATGAGCAGCAGCGAGATGACGAGCATCGACTTGCGGCCGACGAGGTCACCGAAGTGGCCCATGACGACGCCGCCGATGGGCCGCGCGATGAAACCGACCGCGAGGGTCGCGAACGCCGCCAGGGTGCCGGCGAGGTCCGAGGAGTTCGGGAAGAACTGGTGACCGAGAACGAGAGCGGCAGCCGTGCCGTAGATGAAGAAGTCGTACCACTCGATCGCGGTACCGGCGAAGCTGCCCAGCGCGGCCCTGCGGGCCTTGCGGTGCAGCTCCTGCGGCGGAGCCGCAGCCATGGTTGCCGTCATGGTTCGGTGCCTTTCAACTCTGGAGGCGCGCAGGGACGAAACCACCTACACGCATGCCGACGAAGCGGCCTGCAGGCCATTTTGACCTGCATCACATCGCGTGAAAAGCGCAAGAAATCGGGGTGAATACGCAGAAATTCCGAGGTTTGCCACTCAGGGTCGGTACACGCCCGGGCAGCGGACTCGCCGCCTCGGATCCTCCCCTGTTCCGGACCGATTGTCCCGTGTGAGAACGGTTACACCCACGCCGTCTCAGTGGGCCGTGGCATCCCCTGCGGCAGTCCCTGGGTTGTCACCGTCGACCGCGAAGTCGACGAACGCGCGCGCGGTCCGGCTGAGGAGCGCGTCCTGCGACCACGCGAGAAGGACGTCGACCTCCGGCACCGGCGGCTCCACCTCCGGTCGGACGACGACGCCGAGTCCCTCGTACGTGACGTCGAGGTGCGGCCGCTGGATCAGCAGCGTCCAGCCGAAGCCGCGGCCGACGAGGGCGCGGGCGGTCTCGAAGTTCTTGGGACGGAACCGTACGTGCGGCGTGAATCCGGCGCGGCTGCACATCTGCAGGGCATGGAAGGAACTGGGCGGGGCGTCGAGCAGCACCATCGGTTCGTCGGCGAGTTCGGCGAGTTCGACGACCGGCGCATCGGCGAGACGGTGGTCGGCGGGCAGCAGGATCGCGGGCTGCCGGGTACCCATGCGGGCGCGTCGCAGCTCGGGCGACAGATCGAGGTCGTAGACGATCGCGAGATCCAGCTCACCGGACATCAGCCGCTGCTCGAGCCGGTCCTGGGTGTCCTCGACGAAGTCGACCGTAACCTTCGGATGCAGCTGGTTGAACTCGTACAGCAACCGGGGCAGCAGCGTCGGACCGAGCGACGAATAACAGCCGATCGCGAGCGGACCGGTGAGCACGCCCTCCGCGCCGGACGCCTCGGACGCCAGATCGCCGGCCTGCTCGAGCAGCGCCCGCGCGCGGATCAGAACCCGCTCGCCCGTCGGCGTCAGCTGGACGCCGTGCGCACGCCGCCGCACACACAACTGCGATTTGAGTCCGCGTTCGAGTTCGGTGATCGCGAGCGACACCGCGGACTGCGAGACGTGCAACCGCTCGGCCGCGGCCCGGATGGTGCCGGTCTCGGCGACCGCGACGAAAACGAACAGCTGACGCATCGTGTACGCCGGGGGTCTTGCCGAGCTGACCATGGTTACCTCCGGGCACCGATTCTCGCACCCCACCGCACGGGCGGGACCGGAGGGAACGTGCGTCCGGGCGCGGTCAGCCCCGGCCCGGATCGACCGCGACGAGTTCGCTCGGCACCCACGTCCCGTCGAACCACGGTTCGAGGGGGCCGTACAGCCGAAGTATCGGGAACCAGCTCTTGTTCGGGACGGTGCGGATCCAGTTCGCCTCCCGCCCGGCCGGCGGTGTCGGGCCGAACCACAGCACGAACGATCCGTCGTCCTCCGGGACGACGGTGCCGCCCAGGCTCATCAGGCTCGGGTAGGGGTTGTCGGTCTGCAGCAGCGATCGTGTCTGGGTGTCGTAGACGTCGACCGACCAGAAGTTCTTCGCGGGCGGGTTCGGTGGCAGCGTCAGCCGGTACGTCCTGCCGCCGTCGAGGATCGTCCCCTGGCCGTCCTCCGCGGTGTAGGCGTACGCCGATCCGGCGCCCACCTGGGCGTGCGCCATCGCCGGGGTGATCACGGTGGCGAAGTAGTGGAACTGGGTGCGGGCGTCGAGCAGGCGGGCACGGTCGTGCAGGAACTCGTAGCTGCCGCCGACGAACGCCTGCTTCCACGAGGAGCCGTCGTGCAGGAAGGCGTCGGGGTCTCGCGGGAAGTAGACGAGTGCCCGGCTGATCCCGGCAGCGGTTCGGGCGGCGGTGTCGAGGATGCCGCGCAGTCGGTCGTCGGGAGCGAAGGGTTTCCCGTGGCGGATGCCGATCGCCGCGAGCTGGCCGGCACGTTCGGGATCGAGCGACTCGGCGGGCTCCTCCTGGACCAGTTCGTCGATCTCCTCGAAGAAGGAGAAGTCGTTCGCGTGCACGGTGTTGAACTTCTTGTCGGTGATGTCGACGAACGACATCTCGGGTGGGTCCGCAGCATCGGCGAGGCGGTAGACGCGGGTCTGTCGGATCGCGTCGACCCCGCCGAGCGCACGGAAGACCGCCCAGTTGGTGAAGGTGGGCGTGCGGTGGACGAAGTAGCCGTCGGGCTCGTCGCCGTCGTAGCCGGGCGGAAGGAACAGATACTTACCGCCCTTGCCCCGGTCCGGTCCCGCGATGCCCATGTCCGCGACGTACCGGAACCAGAAGTCGTCCACGACGCACAGCGACTCGACAGGCGGTTCGACCACTACCGGGCCGTCGCGCAGATCGAGAAACATGGTGGCGTAGGTGGTCTCGGTGTTCGGGGTCAGGAAGTAGCTGCCGGAGTTGGCACGCGGATCGGTGTACGCGATCGTGCCCGGTCCGTCGATGCCGATGCTGCGGAATCCGCGCCGCATCGCGACGAGCGAGGCCCCGGGGACGGCGTTGAGGAACACCTCGATGCCGCGCAGGAAGTCGAGTCCGTCGTACAACTTTTTCGTCGTCTCGGGTACGGGCACCCCGTCGAAGAACTCGAAGGTCCCGATCGGCGTCCGGACACTGTCCGGCATGCCTATCCCCTCGAGGGCCTGCGCGAGGTCGTTACTCGAGTCGTTCACCTGGGTCTCCCGTCGACGCGAACCGGACTGCCTCCCCCGCCGACGCTAGGTACGGACGGTTCCCGACTCCTCACCCGCGCGGGGTGATCCCTTTCGCGGACGCGGCCCGAGGGGAATACTCACCGGTAGGTCTCTCTTCGAGGAGGCGGACCATGGTTACGCCGACACCGGTGACGGAAGAACAGGCCCGCGCGGTCGCCGAGGAGGCGCGGGAAGGCGGATGGGACAAGCCCTCGTTCGCGAAGGAGTTGTTCCTCGGCAGATTCCCGCTCGAGCTGGTGCACCCGTTCCCGGTGCCGGATGCCGACGAGGCGGCGCGGACGGATGCGTTCGTGGCCGAGCTCGACCGGTTCTGCCGGGGACTGGACGGCGCGGTGATCGAGCGGGACGCCCGGATCCCCGACGAGTACGTGACGGGCCTGGCGGAGTTGGGCTGTTTCGGGTTGAAGGTGCCCACCGAGTACGGCGGGCTGGGCCTGTCGCAGGTGGCGTACAACCGGGCGCTCATGGTGGTGTCGTCGGTGCATCCGAGCCTGGGCGCGCTGTTGTCGGCGCACCAGTCGATCGGGGTGCCGGAGCCGTTGAAGCTGGCGGGCACCGAGGAGCAGAAGCGAAAGTTCCTGCCGCGCTGCGCGAAAGGGGCGATCTCGGCGTTTCTGTTGACGGAGCCGGACGTCGGCTCCGATCCGGCGCGGCTGGCGTCGACGGCCACACCCACCGAGGACGGGTCGGCGTATCTGCTCGACGGCGTCAAGTTGTGGACCACCAACGGGGTGGTCGCCGAACTGCTGGTGGTGATGGCGCGGGTGCCGGACGTCCGCCGCGGTGGGGGCATCAGCGCGTTCGTCGTCGAGGCGGATTCGCCGGGCATCACCGTCGAGCGCCGCAACGCGTTCATGGGGTTGCGGGGCATCGAGAACGGGGTCACCCGCCTGCATCGGGTGCGGGTGCCGGCCGAGAACCTGATCGGGCGTGAGGGCGACGGCCTGAAGATCGCGCTGACCACGCTGAATGCAGGACGGTTGGCGATTCCCGCAATGTGCGCGGCGGCCGGCAAGTGGTCGCTGAAGATCGCGCGGGAGTGGTCGGCCGAGCGGGTGCAGTGGGGACGCCCGGTCGGCGAGCACGGTGCGGTGGAAGCGAAGATCGCGTTCGTCGCGGCCACCACGTTCGCGCTCGAGGCGGTGGTGGAGCTGGCGGGCCGGATGGCCGACGAGGGCCGGAACGACATCCGGATCGAGGCGGCGCTCGCGAAGCTGTGGTCGAGCGAGATGGGGTGCCTGATCGCCGACGAACTCGTCCAGATCCGGGGTGGCCGAGGCTACGAGACCGCGGATTCGCTCGCGGCCCGTGGGGAGCGGGCGGTGCCGGTCGAACAGTTGGTCCGGGATCTGCGGATCAACCGGATCTTCGAGGGATCGAGCGAGATCATGCGGCTGCTCATCGCTCGCGAGGCCGTCGACGCGCACCTGACGGCGGCCGGCGATCTGGCCGACCCGAAGGCCGACCTGCAGCACAAGGCGAGGGCCGCGGTCGGGGCGAGCGGTTTCTACGCCAAGTGGCTGCCGCACCTGGTGTCCGGGAAGGGGCAGCTACCGGCGTCGTACGGCGAATTCGGCAGCTTGGCACCACATTTCCGGTTCATCGAACGCAATGCCCGCAAGCTGGCCCGGTCCACGTTCTACGGTATGGCCCGCTGGCAGGCGGGACTGGAGAAGCATCAGGCGTTCCTCGGGCGCATCGTCGACATCGGGGCGGAACTGTTCGCGATGTCGGCGGCGTGCGTGCGGGCCGATATGGAGGCGAACTCCGACGACCACGAGCGGGGCGCGTCGGCGGTCGAACTCGCCGACGCCTTCTGCCTGCAGTCCCGGATGCGGATCGACCGTTCGTTCGCCGCTCTGTGGGACAACACCGACGACGTCGATCACCGGATCGCACGCAGCGCCCTGGCCGGCGAGTACGCATGGCTCGAGGCCGGAGTGTTCGACCGCAGCGAGGGCACGGGCCCGTGGATCGCGTCGTGGGCACCCGGTCCGTCGGCGGAGGAGAACATGGCCCGCCGCTTCCCGACCACCACCGCCGAGGGAGCCACCCCCTAGGGGGCGCTCGGCCCACTCCCCCGTCTGTCGGGCCCGATGATTTTCCGCGCCGCGGCGGGTCTGTCCGTGTAGGAGCCCGTTGTCGGCAGGACACGGGCCGTGCGGTACAGACGGATGAGGGGAGAATCCCTGTGGCAAAGGGGATGGAAACGATCGACGTCAACGGCGTCACGCTCGGGGTGGAGCACTTCGGGGACGCGACAGCGCCGCTGATTCTACTCGTGGGCGGAACCACCATGCTCTCGTGGCCCGACGCCCTGTGCGCCGCTCTCGCCCGCGGTGGGCACCACGTCGTGCGGTACGACCTGCGCGATTGCGGGGCGTCGACAACCGTCGATCCCGAGTCGCCAGCCTACACGTTGCGCGATCTGGCGTCGGACGCCGCGGCGCTCGCCCACGAGCTCGACTCGAGGCCGGCGCACCTGGCGGGCATCGGTGTCGGCGGAATGGTCGCCCAGGTCGCCGCGCTCGATCATGCGGACGCGTTCGGCGCGCTCACGCTCGTCGGAACGCGGCCTGTCGCTCCAGGACCGGTCGACGACGATCTGCCCGACCATGACGAGGCAACGATGGGCCGGCTGTTCTCACGTCCGGAGCCGGACTGGTCCGATCGTGCCGGCGTGGCGGAGTTCGCCGCCGCCGGCGCCGAGATCCTCGGTGACGATCCCGCCGCCGCGCGCGTGACCGCCGAACGCATCTGGGGCCGCACGCGGAGCACCCAGCCCGCGATCCAGATGGCGAACCAGCTGGGAATGGTGTTCTCCAAGCTCGACTGCGAGCCACGCTGGCGCGAACGTCTGCCCGAGCTCACGCTCCCGACACTGGTGGTGCACGGCAGGCACGACCAGTTCTTTCCCGTCGGCAACGGCGAAGCGTGCGCGCGGGAGATCCCCGGAGCGCGGCTGCTCGTGATGGAAGATGCAGCGACCGCGATTCCCGATGCGGCCACCGATGCGGTGACGACGGCGATGCTCTCGCTGGGGCGGTGATACCGCCTCAGTGCGCCGTCGTGTCCTTCTTCCGCTTCGGAATCAGGTGCGCGATCAGCACGACGATCGCGCCCAGGATCAGTCCGACGACCGCCGACGCCACAGTTCCCGCGGTCCAGGACAGAACGCCGCCGAAGCCGCCGTGCACGAGTTCGCCGAACCAGTGCTCGAGGTCGTGCAGACGGTCGGCCGGCCAGTGGAATCCGGCCTCGCCGACGTTGACGATCAGGATGTGGCCACCCACCCACAGCATCGCGGCGATGCCGACCACGGTGAGCACCGCCATCACCTTCGGCATCGCGGCCACGAGGCCGCGGCCGATCCGCCGACTGACGGTCGACTTGCGCTGGGCGAGCGCGAGACCCACGTCGTCCATCTTCACGATGAGGGCGACGACGCCGTACACCAGGACGGTGATGAGGATCGCGACGACGACGAGCACCATCAGTCGGGTGAGGAACGGTTCGTCCTCGACCGACGACAGGGCGATCACCATGATCTCGGCGGACAGGATCAGGTCGGTCCGGATCGCACCGCTGACCATCGTCTTCTCGTGCTCGGGGCCGTCCTGCGCGGCCGTCGTGCCCCCGCCCTCGTGGTGACCGCCGGTCAGCGCCTCGTAGACCTTCTCGGCGCCCTCGTAGCAGAGGAACAGACCACCGGCGATCAACAGATAGGGCAGTGCCTGCGGCAGGAACTGGCTGAGGATCATCGCCACCGGCAGGATGATCAGGAGCTTGTTCCGGATCGACCCGACCGCGATCTTGCGGATGATCGGCAGCTCCCGCTTGGGCGAGAACCCGTGCACGTAGCGGGGTGTCACGGCGGTGTCGTCCACGACCACGCCGGCCGCCTTGATGCTGGCCTTGCCGGCTGCCGCACCGACGTCGTCGATGGATGCCGCGGCCGCTTTCGCGATCGCTGCCACGTCGTCCAGCAGGGCGGCGAGACCACCAGCCAAGGGAACCTCCCGGGTTCGGATGCGCTGAGCCGGTCGACCGACGCGGGCTCGAGGCTGGACAGCCTAACGCCGTGTCGGGAGCGGCAGCCACACCGGCTCGGCCGGGGCCCGTTCCGGCACCGCGGGGGCAGTGTCGGTGCCGCCCGGCACACTGGACGTCGTGAGAACGATGCTGGTGCCCGACAGCGACGGTGCCACGCTGATCCGGACCGACGAGTCCGGCAACCCGGTGGAGGCGCCGCGGCGTACGGCCGACGTCGCGGCGACGGTCCGGGAGATCGAGGCGACCGAGCATCCCCGCTGGGTGTTCGAGGACAGCGCGCGTGCCTGTCCGCCCCTGCTGGCGGCGGGGGTGCGTGTGGCGAGAAGCCACGACCTGCGGTTGACGGGCGCGCTGCTCGACATGCGGGCCGGACGGTTCACCTCGGCGCCCGACATGCCCGTCGACGACCGTCCCAGCCTGTTCGACGCGGTCCCGTCCACCGCACCCGAGGTGGTGATCGAGCGGCACCGCCGCCAGCTCGCGGCCATCGCGGACGATCCGCGGCTGCGCCTGCTGGTGGCCGCCGAGTCTGCGGGCGGGCTCGCGGCCGCCGAGATGAGCCACGACGGGCTGCCGTTCTCCACCGACGCGCACCTGGCACTGCTCGCCGACGCGCTCGGCCCGCGCACCCGGGACGACATGTTGCCCGTCCGCCTGCACGAGGTGGCCGACGAGGTGTCGGCGGCGTTCGGGCGTCAGGTCAATCCGGCGTCGCAGCCCGAGGTGGTCGCGGCGTTCGCACGCGAGGGCATCGAACTGGCGTCCACCCGCAAGTAC from Prescottella sp. R16 includes these protein-coding regions:
- a CDS encoding DUF1254 domain-containing protein codes for the protein MNDSSNDLAQALEGIGMPDSVRTPIGTFEFFDGVPVPETTKKLYDGLDFLRGIEVFLNAVPGASLVAMRRGFRSIGIDGPGTIAYTDPRANSGSYFLTPNTETTYATMFLDLRDGPVVVEPPVESLCVVDDFWFRYVADMGIAGPDRGKGGKYLFLPPGYDGDEPDGYFVHRTPTFTNWAVFRALGGVDAIRQTRVYRLADAADPPEMSFVDITDKKFNTVHANDFSFFEEIDELVQEEPAESLDPERAGQLAAIGIRHGKPFAPDDRLRGILDTAARTAAGISRALVYFPRDPDAFLHDGSSWKQAFVGGSYEFLHDRARLLDARTQFHYFATVITPAMAHAQVGAGSAYAYTAEDGQGTILDGGRTYRLTLPPNPPAKNFWSVDVYDTQTRSLLQTDNPYPSLMSLGGTVVPEDDGSFVLWFGPTPPAGREANWIRTVPNKSWFPILRLYGPLEPWFDGTWVPSELVAVDPGRG
- a CDS encoding alpha/beta fold hydrolase, whose protein sequence is METIDVNGVTLGVEHFGDATAPLILLVGGTTMLSWPDALCAALARGGHHVVRYDLRDCGASTTVDPESPAYTLRDLASDAAALAHELDSRPAHLAGIGVGGMVAQVAALDHADAFGALTLVGTRPVAPGPVDDDLPDHDEATMGRLFSRPEPDWSDRAGVAEFAAAGAEILGDDPAAARVTAERIWGRTRSTQPAIQMANQLGMVFSKLDCEPRWRERLPELTLPTLVVHGRHDQFFPVGNGEACAREIPGARLLVMEDAATAIPDAATDAVTTAMLSLGR
- a CDS encoding acyl-CoA dehydrogenase family protein, which encodes MVTPTPVTEEQARAVAEEAREGGWDKPSFAKELFLGRFPLELVHPFPVPDADEAARTDAFVAELDRFCRGLDGAVIERDARIPDEYVTGLAELGCFGLKVPTEYGGLGLSQVAYNRALMVVSSVHPSLGALLSAHQSIGVPEPLKLAGTEEQKRKFLPRCAKGAISAFLLTEPDVGSDPARLASTATPTEDGSAYLLDGVKLWTTNGVVAELLVVMARVPDVRRGGGISAFVVEADSPGITVERRNAFMGLRGIENGVTRLHRVRVPAENLIGREGDGLKIALTTLNAGRLAIPAMCAAAGKWSLKIAREWSAERVQWGRPVGEHGAVEAKIAFVAATTFALEAVVELAGRMADEGRNDIRIEAALAKLWSSEMGCLIADELVQIRGGRGYETADSLAARGERAVPVEQLVRDLRINRIFEGSSEIMRLLIAREAVDAHLTAAGDLADPKADLQHKARAAVGASGFYAKWLPHLVSGKGQLPASYGEFGSLAPHFRFIERNARKLARSTFYGMARWQAGLEKHQAFLGRIVDIGAELFAMSAACVRADMEANSDDHERGASAVELADAFCLQSRMRIDRSFAALWDNTDDVDHRIARSALAGEYAWLEAGVFDRSEGTGPWIASWAPGPSAEENMARRFPTTTAEGATP
- a CDS encoding DUF808 domain-containing protein, translated to MAGGLAALLDDVAAIAKAAAASIDDVGAAAGKASIKAAGVVVDDTAVTPRYVHGFSPKRELPIIRKIAVGSIRNKLLIILPVAMILSQFLPQALPYLLIAGGLFLCYEGAEKVYEALTGGHHEGGGTTAAQDGPEHEKTMVSGAIRTDLILSAEIMVIALSSVEDEPFLTRLMVLVVVAILITVLVYGVVALIVKMDDVGLALAQRKSTVSRRIGRGLVAAMPKVMAVLTVVGIAAMLWVGGHILIVNVGEAGFHWPADRLHDLEHWFGELVHGGFGGVLSWTAGTVASAVVGLILGAIVVLIAHLIPKRKKDTTAH